In Priestia aryabhattai, the DNA window TTTTTCATAACGTAAATAACTAGGAATAAACGCATCCTTCATCCCCGTTAGCATAAATAAAATAAAAGCGTTTGGAATAATCATTGCTGCGTTGTATGAATCGACAATATAACTTGTTCCAAAATAGTTAGCAATAACTAAATCACGAATCATACTAGAAAATTTCAAAAATAATGTTGATATGAGCAGTAAAATGCTCGCAAATTTTAAGTTTTTCATGTGAAACTCCTACCTTTTCAAGTTATCTCATCAACTATTAGCAATAAAGAAGCATCCGACAATTAGAAGAATACAGCCGATAACTTGTTTTGTTGTAACTTTTTCTTTAATTAAAAAGTAACCGAATGTTAATGTCCAGATATACGTAATAGACGTGAGCGGAAATACAATAGAATAAGGTAACAGCGTTAAAACATACACATTAAGCAGAGCTGCCGCCCCGTAAAAAAGACCGCCACCCACAAAGCAAATAAGCGCTAGCTTTATCTTTTTTTTATTTAAATACGTAGAAATATACTTGAAAAAGACAGCTCCAACTGAACCTAAAAGGGTCATAATAATTAAAAGTGGAATACTATTCATCTTGGCCACCTACTAGAATTACACCTACGATAATAATAAGAGTACCGACCAGCTTCATAGGGCTAACGGCTTCATTTAATAGAAAGAAACCAAGAGCAATGCTAATTACGTATCCTAGGCTTAAAAATGGATGAAGCAAGGAAACTCTTTCAAATTTAAAAGCGGCAATCATAAAAACCGCTCCTAATCCATAAAGGAAAAAACCAATAATTAAATTTAAGTTAAATGAAGCTTCGGACAACTTCCAAAAAAGTTGTCCAACAGCTGTAAACAGGGAAGCCACGATAATGAGTGTGATTCCTAGCTTTTTGTTGTAATTGCTCTCCATCAGGAGGTCACATCCTTTTCTTTCTGATCAAATCGGATAAAAGGAAGACCAATAAAGAAGAAAGACACAAATACGCTTGCTAATAAATATCGAAAATCTTGAGCCGGCAATGCTGCAAGAACAGAAAGCGTGTTAAGAGCCCAAGGAATGATGATAATAAGTGACGTAATTCCTCTTCGAATCACTAGCATTAATGAAAATAATAAAATGACACAGTGATAAAAAGCTGGTTTCCATAAGAACGTAAAAACAGGATGCTTAAAAATAGCTAAGTAAGCGTTGGCTGTATTTGTGATAAGTGAATTAATTACTTTATTTTCTAATCCCAAATCATTCCCATGATAAATTGTTGTTACATAGGTATCTGTATATCCATCTTTAAAGGGATTGATTTGCCATATTAAAGCCGTTTGTTTGAGAAAACCTTCCGTTGCTAGGTAAGGATTTTTGATGACAATGCTAGCATAGTTCTTAAAGTAAAGACCTAAATCATTAAAAATAAATTCGCGGTCGTAGTATTTCCACGTGAATTTAATTGGATCACTTTTGTATGGATTATATTTTTCTTTCCACAATTCAATAGGGAGCACTTTATTAAAATATTCGCGCTCTTCTTTTGACATATCCCCATCATTTGAAATGATGTTGGCAATTTGTTGAGTTGGAATAGACAAAGCTTCATTTGGATCTGAAGGTTTTACATCAAGCCACGTGAACACAGGGCCTGTAACAATCTTTTGTAAAATAAAGACGACTAAGAAAATCGTGACAAGAGGTTTCCAGTTTTTTCTGAATAAGACGATCATTAAAAGGAAAGTCAAAACAAATACAGGAAAACCATTATGTCTAAAGAAAGCTACTCCAAATGCAGAGAGTAAAAGTAAGAAAAAGCTCGCTTTACTTTTAATCCAAGCACCTTTTGACAAATAGATTTTTGCAATGTTAACCGTAAAAAACAGCAGAAAAGCACTGTATAAAATATCTTTCCAAATAATAATTGAAAAGATTAAAAAGCTTGGAATAATGACAATAATAGCTGTTAAAAGTCCAATCATAACAGGATGTGCTTTGCGTTTAATGAAAAAGTCAAACGTATAGGCGTATATGCTTACTACAACAACAATTTGCGTGAACGCTACAATTCCTGGGTTATCCCATATTTTTGTCAGCAGCATAATCAGCCACGTAATCATAATAGGGTGCCAATCGTTAAATTCTCCGTTATGTGCCTGTCTCCACTGTGCTAATGAATCGGGAGTCATGGCCGCTGGGAAAAAGGCGAACCAGTAATATAGACTAACAGCTAAAATAAGAATCGTAACGATTCCTAGGTAACGCTTTGGGTGTGCAAATGTATAGTGAAAATCCTTTATCTGTTTGATAGCGCTGAGTACAGCGGCCGTCAGCAGCATTGCCAATAAAGTGCGACTGATTGCATACAAAACGAGTAAAAAAATAGTTGAGCTCGTCATATGTAAGTTATCTAAAAGTGAAAACTGTACGATAAACGAAAAAACAATCAGCAATAGCCATTCTATCGTTTTAAATGAAGCATAAGCTCTATTTTTATAAATAAAAATAGAGCTTATGATGGTAAATACAAGTGCAGCAAAAAGGGAAAGATAGTGAACACCGTCTGGATTACCAATACTTAAACCGATAAGAATAATTAAAGCTGTTACTGTAAGCAGCAAAATACTTTTTTTATTCTTCATCATTGTTATTCTCCTACTTGTTCAATCTGTTCAATTTTTTTATTTAGTTCTAATTCATATTGCTTGCGATTTAATGAAGCAATTGTATCTAGAATTAATCCACAGACGAAAGATAAAACACCTAACACCATCAATCCAGTTGCTAAGATAGATGAGGGTACTTTGGTAATAAAGCCTGTATCAAAAAATTCATAAAGTACCGGAGCACCAACAGCTAATCCTGCGACAATAAACAACACTGTCCAAATGGAGAAGAACTGAAGCGGCTTGTACTCTTTAAATAACGTGAAAATCATTCGTAACACTTTAAATCCGTCAGAGAACGTATTAAGTTTCGATTCGCTGCCTTCAGGTCGATCGCGATAATCGATCGCAATTTCTTTTAGGTGGAACCGTTTATCTAACGCGTGAAGACTCATTTCTGTTTCAACTTCAAACCCTGGGCTCATCACAGGAATGGATTTTACAAATAATTTATCGTATGCACGGTAACCTGTCATGATATCTTTAATATTACTTTTGTACAGGCGGTTAATTAAAGAACGTACTAAGTTGTTACCAAAATTATGGAAAGCACGTTTGTTTTCTTCGAAATACGTTCCGTTTGATAAACGATCTCCAATGACCATGTTAGCTTCTCGATTTCTAATAGGCTCAATTAGTTGATGAACAAACTCTGCAGGATACGTATCATCACCATCTACCATGACATAACAATCTGCATCGATTTCTTGAAACATCGAACGTACAACGTTTCCTTTTCCTTGCTTGAATTCTTTCTTGACGATTGCGCCGTGTTCAAGTGCAATTTCACTTGTACGATCTTTTGAATTGTTGTCGTACACATAAATATCTGCACTAGGCAGTTCGCGTTTGAAATCGTCAATTACTTTTCCAATTGTTACTTCCTCGTTATAACAAGGAATTAAAACTGCGACTTTCATTTTTCCACCTCATCAAAAAAAATTGTTGGTAATATATTAGAAACTTTATTCAAATCGTATTCTCTTGCAGTTTCAATAGATGCAAGGGACATACGAATTTTTTCCTCATCACTAAGGTTTATAAATGAACGAATTTGGAAAACAAGCTCGTCAATGTCTCCTTTTTCGAAAAATAACCCATTCTTTCCATGTTGAATGTAATCTTGTAACCCGCCTACTTTACTTCCTATTACAGAAGCACCACATGCCATAGCCTCTAAACCTACCAGTCCTAAACTCTCAGCCTTACTAGGGAAGACAAAGGCATCAATAGCATTATATACATGCACCAGTTCAGGCTGTGGTAAGGCAGGTAAGTGAGTAACTTTAGAGTGAAGATTTAATTTAGCCATCATGGCTTTGAACTTCTCCTCTTCTACACCGCTCCCAACATAAAGATAGTGATAAGAGGTAGGTGTTTCATTTTCTAGTAACGAAATAGCCTGTAAAAAGTATTCCCAACCTTTTCCTGAATCTATTCGACTAACGCAACCAATTACTTTTTGATCCGTGTTTAGGTTAAGTTTCTTTTTTGCTTCCTCTTTATTGTGGTAGGAATAAAAAATTTCAGGGTCAACTCCTCCGCTAGGAAACACATAAATTGAGTTGGTTAGGTTGTACTTGTTCTTGATTAACTCTTTATAAGCTATAGAAGGAGAGATGATTTTATTTGATAGCTGTAATAGTTGTTCGACATTAGATTCGAATTGATTATCATTTGGGTCTTTTGGAACGACGTCTGATCCATGAATATTAGTAATAACTTTAATATTTTTTCTGAATTTCTTTAAAATTAAAATAGGCAGCGCATTATGAGATGCATAATGTACGTAAAGATAGTCGTAGTTTTTTGTTAAGCCCGTCACAATGACATTAGCATAATGAGAAGCATAGCTAAAAAGCTTGCTTAATTTGCTTGTCTTTTTTTGCATGACAATTTTATCAACTTGAATATCATGTTGAACTAAAATTTTTTCAGTGTTTTGAACAAATACACCATAGCTTGGGAATTGTTCAGAAGGATACATATTTGAAATCAACAAAATTTTCATGATTGTTTCACACCTATTTTTCTTTATTAGTTTATGATAATGACAACGGGTGTTCATTTAAATAGAGCCTACATGTATCATCTTACTATTAAGTTGAGCGATTTCATTGATAAACATGCAAAAATGGGTTGCATATCGCCAACATCACAATATTATAGCACACCTACTTTTTAAAATGCGAAAGTTTATCGGACACTTCTAAAACGATAGATAAAGCAGTAAAGAAGATGATTTTCACATAATCATAATCACAAGAAAAAAGCGAACGCTATTCGTTCGCTTTATGTCACTTATTTCACTTCAACGCTTACCCCAAAATGGTCGGAAACAACGGGATAATGTATGCCGTTAAAAACCACAGTCGATGACTGAATATCCTGCGCATGACTCGATAGAATTAAATCAAGGCGCAGCGCACGTTCATTATCATCCCATCCAGCAATGTTACCTTTAACTGTAATACCGCTATCTTTTTTGTTCGATAGAGTATACGTATCATAGAGGCCTTGGCTCAACAGGTAGTCGTAACCTTCATTTCGTCTATGAGCGTCATTATTAAAGTCTCCAAGTAGGAAAAACGGGTTATCTTTGTGTACATGAGCTAGCAGCGTATCAACTTGCTGCTTGAATGGCTCTTCCTCGTCATCCCACCAGCCAAGATGGCAAGAATAAAACGTAAAGAGCTCTTTTTCATATTCGATTGTTGCTCCAACAATTCTTCTCGTTTTCCAATAGTCAATATTTGACGTTTGTGAAACAAAAAATGAATGTTCTTCAATAACCGGGTGTTTTGTTAAAATGGCAATTCCTTCTTCATATACTTCATAGCCTATATGAGATAAATCCCATACCAATTGATAGTCTTCACCTTGTTTACCCAGTTCTTTTGCTAAAAGCCAAGCGTAATTATCGCTACGAATGTAGTCATGTACATAAGGAGCGTCTATTCTTTGGCTTACTTCCTGTAAAGCAATGACATCGTATTTTTCTTTTTTAATTACTTCAGCTAGACAAGATAACTTGTCTAGCTGATTTTCCTCTTGCCAAGAGTGGCAATTTAACGTTAATAGCTTCATTATGTTAAGCTCCTAACAAATCTTGAATGTCGGATTTCAAAACATCCGCTTTAGGTCCATAAATAGCTTGTACCCCTTTATCTTTCAAGATTAAACCAAGGGCCCCGTTTTGTTTCCACTCACTTTCTCCTGCAACGGCATTTATATCTTTTACCGTTACACGTAAGCGAGTCATACAAGCATCAACGTCTTCAATATTGTTTTCTCCGCCAAGCAGTCCAATAATGACAGGGGCAAGCGAATCATTTTTCACCTGCTTGCTGCTTGTTGCAGTTGTTTCTTCATCGATATAGTTTCCGTTACGTCCCGGCGTTGGGAAGTTAAAACGTTTGATTAAGAAGTTTGCCACTCCAAAGTTTAAGCCAAAGAATACAAGGCAGGCGATAACAAAGTTCATTAAGTCAGCCCATAGTCCAGCTTTGATAATCATCGGTGTACGTGTTAATAGTTCAATTACGCCAAATGAGTGTACGCGGACATGAACAATATCAACAATGGCAAAAGCCAGTCCTGTCATAATTGCGTATACGACATATAGAAGAGGCGCAGCGAACATGAACATAAATTCAATTGGTTCTGTTACGCCTGTTAAAAAAACAGCTAGTCCAGCTGAAAAAAACATTGAACGATATTTCGAACGTTTGTCAGGATCTACGTTACGATACATTGCTAAAGCGATTCCAATTAATGACGCACAAGATAAAATCATCTGTCCTACTTTAAATCGTGCAGGTGTAACGTCATGCAATAACTGCTTGTAGCTTTCCATATCTCCTGCAGCGCGGAAGTTATTTAAGTCTGCAATCCAAGCAAGCCACAAAGGATCTTGACCGGCAACAGTGGAGCCTGCTCCAGAACCCGTTAAAATTTTGTAAGTACCACCTAGCTCTGTGTAGTTCATAGGAACTGTCAGCATATGATGAAGACCAAATGGAAGAAGCAAACGCTCTAATGCTCCGAAAATAAATGGTGCTAGAATAGGGGCTGTATCTCTAGATGTTGCAATCCACTGTCCAAAACTGTTTAGCGAACCTTGGATGAACGGCCATACAATGGATAAAAGCAGTGCTGTTACAACTGAACCACCGATGACCACAAATGGCACGAAGCGCTTGCCATTAAAAAACGAAAGAGCTTCAGGCAATTTATCATAGTTGTAATATTTGTTGAATAAATTCGCGCCTAAGAAACCAGCGATAATTCCTACGAACACTCCCATGTTAAGAGCGGGAGATCCTAAAATAGATGTGAAGTAGTCTTTTACAACTAATTCTTGTCCAAACAGTGATTGAACCGTTGCTTTTGAATCTGAGAGCATTTCTGCTTTAACTCCGAAAATGGCTCCTGTAATTCGATTAATAAGAATGAATGCAATAAGTGCAGCAAATGCGCCGCCAGCACGTTCTTTTGCCCAAGACCCCCCGATGGCAACAGCGAACAAGATATGAAGATTTGTAATAATACCCCAGCCTATATCTTCCATCACTCGTGCAATTGTTTGTACAGCAGTGATGTCTCCCCCAGTCATTGCAACTAGTTTTCCAAGTGAAATCATAATACCAGCTGCGGGCATAACCGCTACTACTACTAATAAAGCCTTACCAAACTTCTGCCAAAAATCAAATGAAAAGAACTTTTTCATAGTTTTTCCCCTTCCCTCATGTATGGGTTTTCATTTTATTTTTTGATAAACTATATTTTCAAGCTAGTGCAACCGTTTGCATAACCTTATTGTAATAAAAGGGCTTTCATAATGCAATACTGTAATTTCTCTTTTTTAAAAATTTATTCATGTATTATAAATGATGAAAAAATTTTTATGATAAAGTGAACAATATTAACGGTATTTTAACATGATGGAATGTAATAAAAGCATTCAAGTAATGGCATAAAGACAAGTACAGAGGAGGATAATATGAAAAAAGAAGGGTTACAAGCTATTATTTTTGATTTAGACGGTGTTATTGCAGATACGGTACATTTATATTATAGAGCCAATAAAAAAGTAGCAGATCAACTTAACGTTTCGTTTTCTACAGAACTGAATCAGCAGCTGCAGGGAATCAGCCGAGTGAAAACTGTAGAGCTCATTGCTGCACATGGCAATGTACATCTGACAGTGGAAAAAAAAGAACAGCTTGCTTATGAAAAGAATAAGCATTATCAAGCATTAATAAGGGAAATGACAAAGGATAATTTACTTCCAGGAATTAAATTGTTGTTAGAGGATTGTAAAAAACAAGGCATTAAAATGGGAATTGCTTCTTCAAGTTCAAATGCAAATACTGTAGTAGATGCGCTAGGAATACGCTCTTTTTTTGATTGTATTGTGGATGTGAGAAAAATAAAGAAGGGAAAACCAGCTCCAGAAATATTTTTGACAGCTGCCGATCAATTAAAAGTAAAACCCTATGCATGTGTGGCGATAGAAGATGGAGAGGCCGGTATAAAAGCTATTAATCAAACCGATATGGTTTCTATCGGCGTTGGTGAGCATCTGAAGGAAGGGGATGTAAATTTTCACGTATATTCAACAGCTGATTTGCATTTAAAGACGATCAAAGAGGTTTTCGAAAAAGCAAGAAAAGGAACAGAGTATAACAGCACGTATACAAAAAATTAGTAAATCTTTTACATGCAAGTAGCAAAGCGCAAAAAAAACATATGCTAGAATAAAATAAGAGAGCAAAGATACATAGGAAGGGGTACATCATGATTAAATGTATTGCGATCGATATGGATGGAACGTTAGTAAATAGTGAACAAGTTGTAAGTAAAGAAAATGCCCAAGCGATTAAGACAGCTCAAAAGGCAGGGGTGGAAGTTGTTGTTGCTACGGGACGGTCTTATGAGGAAGCCCGTTATGTTTTAGAAGAAGCAGGACTTCATACATATTTAATTTGTGCAAACGGAGCAGAGCTTCGAAATCCACAAGGAGAAAAACAATATTCAGTAGGCATGACGATGGAATCGATTCGCGAAGTAGAGGATATTTTTAAAAAGTTTCACTTGTACTTTGAAGTCTATACAAGTGAAGGTACGTATTCAAATGACTATGAAAAAGCTTTGTCGGTGTTAATGGATATTTATTTAAGTGCTAGCTTAAAAGATAATTATGAAAAATCGTTAGAAGCGGCAAAAGAGCGTTTTAACAGTGGCAGAGTAAAGCTTATTGACGAGTATGAAGCGTTGTTCCAAGATCCAAACAAGGACATTTATAAGCTGCTTGCTTTCTCTTTTGATGAAGATAAGTTAGAACAGGCAAAAATGGAGCTTGTGAAGTTAGATTCTATTGCAGTCAGTGCATCTGGTAAAGAAAATATTGAAATAAATGATGAAAATGCTCAAAAAGGAATTGCGGTTACATCATTTGTTCAAGAGCGCCATATTTCTTTAGAAGAAACGATGGCCATTGGAGACAATTATAACGATGTATCGATGTTTCAGCGAGTTGGACGTGCTGTAGCGATGGGAAATGCACCTCAAGAAATTAAAGAGTTTGCCCATATAGTAACAGGAACAAATGACGAGCACGGCGTAGCTCAAGCCATCTTAAATGCGCTTGAAACAGTCAAACAATAAGCAAAATAGAAAAGCATGCCTTTAGGCATGCTTTTAATTTGTTACTTTCTCTTTTTTACGACGGTATGCACCGTGGTTTGTTGGTCCAACATATTGATTTAAAGCAAATGAATGACGAATTGCTTCTGTAATAAATTCTTTTGCTGTATAAATAGCTTGTTTGACGTCACTGCCTTTTGCCAATTCAGCAGCAATCGCAGCTGAGTATGTGCATCCAGCACCGTGCGTAAATGTCGTTTCAATACGCTCAGACTCTAAGATCTCAAACGTCTTTCCATCATAAAGCAAATCGATTGCTTTTTCGTGCGCTAATTTACTTCCGCCTTTAATCAATACATATTTGGCACCAAGATCAAAAATTTTGACGGCTGCTTCTTTCATTTTATCCACCGTTTTGATAGGACCAAGTCCGCTTAATTGACTAGCTTCAAATAAGTTAGGCGTTACGACTGTTGCTTTTGGAACTAGTACATCACGCAAGCTGACAGTTGTTTCCGGGTGAAGCGCTTCGTCCTCTCCTTTACATACCATCACAGGATCTACTACAACATTTTTTAAATCATACTCTTCAATTGTTTTTGCGGCTAGTTCAATAATTTCCACTGAGCCAAGCATACCAGTTTTTAGAGCTTGTACGCCTACGCCTTTTACAATTGTTTTCAACTGCTGTTCAACAGTTGAAACTTCTTGTGGAAATACGTTATGAGACCAGCTATTATCGGGATCCATTGTTACAATTGTTGTCAAAGCTGTCATTCCGTAAACGCCAAGTTCTTGGAATGTTTTTAAATCCGCTTGAATGCCAGCTCCGCCGCTGCTATCAGAACCAGCAATGGTTAATGCTTTATTCATTGTCATAAAAAATCCTCCCGTATTTTAAGTTCATAGAGAAAATAGAGTAAAGCTTCCACCGGTCGGGTTTTAGTTGCCCAATGTGTTTTAGATAACTTTCTTCCATTCACTTTTTCTTCTATTTTATCGCTTTTAATGGAGATATTCAATTTCTAAAAACTGTATGAATCCTTAGTGTAATTTAGAATTATCATGACTGACTGTGAAGTATGCGTCAAATGAAAGTTAACGAATGATATGAAATGCAAGGTAGTCTGAACGTTTAACGTACATGAACTTAACGTAACCACCTTCACAAGTAATCGTAAGGTAAAAAGCCTTTTATTAAAAGGCTTTTTACCTTATTGTACAAGCACTCTTTCTTTTAATGAATAAAATAAATAGAAACTCAAGAAAGGGTGATTCACATAAAAAAACATTATAATCATGACAGTTATAAAGATGGTTCGTATTCTTTCGATAAATCACAATTTCATATGAAATCGAATTTAATAAACGATAACTTCAAAACTGTTAAGACAGGTACTTTAAATGTTTGTATAATCGTATTACCAGGAGCTAAAGTTGATAGAAACTCCAAAGATAATCAGTCTACAGTTCCTAATCGTGTAAAAAGAGACATAGCGGCTGCTAATAGGATATGGAAACAATATGAGAAAAATCAATTAATCCAAGGTGTTACATTTACTATTACACGTTCATTTGTTTTTTTGGAAAACATCAGTGGCATTGTTAGTAATGCGGAAAATTTTCCAGTTGGAGGAGCTAGTCATCTTACAATGGTACAAGCAATGCTTAAAACTGGCCGAAAAGTTTGTCAAAACGCTGATGTATATGTATTTTATATGAATGGAAATAGATTCGGGCCTATTAATTTTGACTATTCATCTACTCTTGCTGTCACTTATAACTCTTTTCCGCTTATTATTATGACAAATGCAAGTACAGATGAGTATCTCCTCGCCCATGAATTAGGTCATTTTATGTTTATTACGAATCGGTTTAACGAGACAGATGATCCAGAACCTTTTCATGAACTAGATGGAAATCATAATAGAATGCCTAGTAACCTTATGTTTCCTACTCCTGAATTCTGGCCAATAGTACCAGAGATTACCAGCGAACAGATACACAAAGCTTTAAATAGTCGTGTTTTTTACAGCTAATTGCTGTTCATTCAAAATAAAAACGCCCTTAACAGAGGGTTAAGGGCGTTTTTCACTGTCTATTAGATAGAAGCTAATTCTTTTTCAAGAGCTACGTCTACTGATACATAATCGTAACCTAAATCATGTGCAACTGCTTCGTACGTAATGGCTCCGTTTGCAACGTTCACTCCTAATTTTAACGCTTCGTTTTGAGCGATTGCTTTGTGAACACCTTTAGAAGCAATTTGAAGTGCGTAAGGCACCGTTACATTTGTTAAAGCAATCGTTGATGTGCGAGGAACTGCTCCCGGCATGTTCGCAACTGCATAGTGTACAACACCGTGCTTTTCATAAGTCGGCTGATCATGTGTTGTAATGTGGTCGATTGTTTCAACGATACCACCTTGATCAATTGCTACGTCAACAATAACAGAACCTGGCTTCATTGTTTTAACCATTTCTTCTGTTACTAGTTTTGGAGCTTTTGCACCTGGGATTAATACTGCGCCAATCACTAAATCTGACTCTGCCACTGCATCGGCAATGTTATAAGGATTTGACACTAGCGTATTGATTTGGTTGCCAAAGATATCGTCTAATTGACGTAGGCGTTCAGGACTTAAATCAATAATTGTTACATCAGCACCAAGTCCGATTGCAATTTTCGCAGCATTTGTACCAACACCGCCGCCTCCGATAATCGTTACTTTCCCGCGGCTAACTCCGGGAACACCCGCTAATAAAATTCCTTTTCCACCGTTTGATTTTTGAAGGAATTGTGCACCGATCTGAGCAGCCATACGTCCTGCTACTTCACTCATAGGTGTTAATAGAGGCAATGTACGATTTACTGCTACTGTTTCATAAGCAATGGCTGTTACGCCGCTATCTTTTAAGGCCTTTGCAAGTGCTGGTTCAGCTGCTAAGTGAAGGTAGGTGAATAAGATAAGACCTGGTCTAAAATAGCCGTATTCACTTGCTAATGGTTCTTTTACTTTCATGACCATTTCAGCTTGTGCCCAAACGTCAGCTGCTGTCTCAACAATTTCAGCTCCAGCTTTTACATAATCTTCGTTTGTGAAGTTACTTCCAATACCCGCTTCATTTTCAATTAATACACGAT includes these proteins:
- the ald gene encoding alanine dehydrogenase, which codes for MIIGVPKEIKNNENRVAITPAGVASFVGTGHRVLIENEAGIGSNFTNEDYVKAGAEIVETAADVWAQAEMVMKVKEPLASEYGYFRPGLILFTYLHLAAEPALAKALKDSGVTAIAYETVAVNRTLPLLTPMSEVAGRMAAQIGAQFLQKSNGGKGILLAGVPGVSRGKVTIIGGGGVGTNAAKIAIGLGADVTIIDLSPERLRQLDDIFGNQINTLVSNPYNIADAVAESDLVIGAVLIPGAKAPKLVTEEMVKTMKPGSVIVDVAIDQGGIVETIDHITTHDQPTYEKHGVVHYAVANMPGAVPRTSTIALTNVTVPYALQIASKGVHKAIAQNEALKLGVNVANGAITYEAVAHDLGYDYVSVDVALEKELASI